In the genome of Montipora foliosa isolate CH-2021 chromosome 3, ASM3666993v2, whole genome shotgun sequence, one region contains:
- the LOC137997588 gene encoding SUZ RNA-binding domain-containing-like, with the protein MRLISSEVSCTMAAEEDDEDIWDSWEDMADSGELERRMEEREKQVRKKDQKPPAPSMKLQENKNSSSSVMMQEDSHRTLYKPQLRILKRPDSGGSNQSSAQEDTKGKPVHKTFAERQAQYAEAR; encoded by the exons ATGCGTTTGATTTCATCGGAAGTGAGCTGTACAATGGCGGCAGAGGAAGACGATGAAGATATTTGGGATAGCTGGGAGGACATGGCCGATTCTGgg GAGTTGGAAAGGAGAATGgaggaaagagaaaaacaggTCAGAAAAAAGGACCAAAAACCACCAGCTCCATCAATGAA gttacaagaaaacaagaacagtTCATCATCAGTAATGATGCAAGAGGATTCACACAGAACCCTGTATAAACCACAG CTGAGAATTTTGAAAAGACCAGATTCTGGAGGCTCAAATCAAAGCAGTGCACAAGAAGACACCAAAGGCAAACCTGTGCATAAAACGTTTGCAGAAAGACAGGCCCAGTATGCTGAGGCCAGGTAA
- the LOC137997583 gene encoding cytosolic acyl coenzyme A thioester hydrolase-like, with translation MAKRKADRCRDSFEDNLKGQEDTISRGSIEVCRIMHPDDANIAGNVHGGTALKLIEEGGFIIATRHCNKHAIGDNKQPVIAALARVERTDFLEPMYIGEVAQVYVELGYASKHSLEVKAFVWAENLTSGRRRLTNRACLWYVPVTGSEDARVIAEVPPMEYSSIEEEEDGRKRYERQKRARLDKEDHLKESSPFNGELMTSLMQPDGGKVSRYGVANSQSSLIHSVQPSDCTNAGYVQGGVTMKMMDEVAGIVAFRHCKTNVVTASIDAIDFHSPVKLGHVMHLSARATFTSKRSMEIEVVVDARDYISDKSVRSCSAFFTFVSLDDKGHPQALPPLEPLTDEERTRFEGGKKRYTLRKEMRASNS, from the exons ATGGCGAAAAGAAAGGCAGATAGATGCAGAGACAGTTTCGAGGACAACTTAAAGGGTCAAGAAGACACGATTTCTCGAGGTTCAATCGAAGTATGCCGTATTATGCATCCTGATGATGCTAATATCGCAGGGAACGTCCATGGGGGAACGGCGTTGAAACTAATCGAGGAAGGAGGTTTTATAATTGCAACTCGTCATTGCAACAAACATGCGATCGGAGATAACAAACAACCAGTGATAGCCGCTTTAGCTCGCGTTGAAAGGACGGACTTTTTAGAGCCGATGTACATCGGTGAAGTCGCTCAGGTCTACGTAGAGCTAGGTTACGCTTCGAAGCACTCTTTAGAAGTAAAAGCGTTTGTCTGGGCTGAAAATCTCACAAGTGGTAGGCGACGGTTGACCAATCGCGCATGTCTTTGGTATGTACCGGTCACCGGAAGTGAAGATGCCAGAGTCATTGCGGAAGTACCTCCGATGGAGTATTCCAgtattgaagaagaagaagacggcAGGAAGCGCTATGAAAGGCAGAAGAGGGCCAGACTGGACAAGGAGGATCATTTAAAGGAG TCATCACCATTCAATGGAGAGCTGATGACATCTCTGATGCAGCCAGATGGAGGCAAAGTTTCACGTTACGGTGTAGCCAATTCGCAGTCATCTCTGATCCACTCTGTGCAACCATCAGACTGTACAAATGCAGGATACGTGCAAGGTGGTGTAACTATGAAAATGATGGATGAAGTAGCTGGAATCGTAGCATTTCGACACTGTAAGACAAATGTCGTGACAGCATCGATTG aTGCAATAGATTTTCACTCACCTGTCAAACTGGGACACGTGATGCACTTGAGTGCAAGGGCAACTTTTACCAGTAAGAGATCAATGGAGATCGAAGTTGTTGTTGATGCAAGAGATTAtatttcag ATAAAAGCGTAAGATCATGCAGCGCATTCTTCACGTTTGTCTCACTGGATGATAAAGGACACCCGCAGGCCTTACCGCCATTGGAACCTCTCACAGACGAGGAAAGAACACGTTTTGAGGGTGGGAAGAAAAGATACACACTGCGTAAAGAAATGAGAGCGAGTAACAGTTGA